A portion of the Candidatus Poribacteria bacterium genome contains these proteins:
- a CDS encoding pyridoxine 5'-phosphate synthase: MISLSVNVNKIATLRNSRGGDIPDVLTAVDTCIAAGAQGITVHPREDERHIRPADVLDIAERLIEINTQKSPTIEYNIEGDPRPDLIDRVLRTKPTQCTLVPVVAGEITSHTVWDIRKDGDTLKPIIAALKNADIRVSLFSGTDVEQIAMTRDIGADRIELYTAPYAMAETEAEIEREFALLEKAAVKAMDLGLGINAGHDLNLDNLPLMQKLPGLLEVSIGHHLMADALYIGLESAVKAYRHALGQQAT, translated from the coding sequence CTCTCAGTGTTAATGTCAACAAAATCGCAACACTACGAAACTCGCGCGGCGGCGATATTCCAGATGTCCTCACTGCAGTTGATACCTGTATCGCTGCAGGTGCACAGGGCATCACCGTGCACCCGCGTGAAGATGAACGCCATATCAGACCCGCAGATGTGCTGGACATCGCCGAACGATTAATAGAAATCAATACCCAAAAATCACCCACCATTGAATACAATATTGAAGGCGATCCGAGACCTGACCTTATCGATAGGGTCTTACGCACGAAACCAACCCAATGCACGCTTGTTCCGGTTGTAGCAGGCGAGATAACAAGCCACACCGTTTGGGATATCCGTAAAGATGGCGACACGTTGAAACCGATCATTGCAGCGTTGAAAAACGCCGACATTCGCGTGAGTCTGTTTAGCGGAACGGATGTCGAGCAGATAGCGATGACGCGTGATATTGGTGCCGACAGAATTGAACTCTATACCGCGCCTTACGCCATGGCAGAAACGGAGGCAGAGATTGAACGTGAGTTTGCGTTATTGGAAAAAGCAGCGGTGAAGGCGATGGATTTGGGACTTGGAATCAACGCGGGGCACGATCTGAATCTTGACAACCTACCGCTGATGCAGAAACTACCCGGACTGCTTGAAGTCTCTATTGGACACCATCTGATGGCGGATGCACTCTACATAGGATTGGAATCTGCGGTCAAAGCGTACCGACACGCACTGGGGCAGCAGGCGACATGA
- a CDS encoding HAD-IB family hydrolase yields the protein MTASKTCAVFDLDGTIIRLSSEQIFLAYLLNHGEIPIPNLLAWTSNFLKVKSLPVAKSNKVYLRGLERDHIHEIAHRCFINKLRASIAPHIAELIHFHRAEGRTVVLMSGSLSFLVQPFYEHFQTDMMVAHELEVVDGKFTGQRVGLHPFAENKAKLAQKLATEHGFDLSRSYAYGNHHTDAHKLELFGYPVAVNPDRQLRRIATEKNWQIEP from the coding sequence ATGACAGCATCCAAAACGTGCGCTGTCTTCGATTTGGACGGCACAATTATCCGTCTCTCATCAGAGCAGATTTTTCTGGCGTATCTGTTAAACCACGGCGAGATTCCGATACCGAATTTGCTCGCGTGGACTTCCAATTTTCTGAAGGTTAAGTCCCTACCAGTGGCGAAATCCAATAAAGTTTACCTTCGCGGTTTGGAACGGGATCATATCCATGAGATTGCCCACCGCTGTTTCATTAACAAACTGCGTGCAAGCATCGCGCCTCACATTGCTGAATTGATACATTTCCACCGCGCCGAAGGACGCACAGTCGTTCTCATGTCAGGTTCGTTGTCGTTTCTTGTTCAACCGTTTTATGAGCATTTCCAAACCGATATGATGGTCGCTCACGAGTTGGAGGTAGTTGACGGAAAGTTCACAGGACAACGTGTTGGGTTACACCCTTTCGCGGAAAACAAAGCGAAACTCGCCCAAAAACTCGCAACCGAACACGGGTTTGATTTGAGCCGCTCTTACGCCTACGGAAACCACCACACAGATGCCCATAAACTGGAATTGTTCGGGTATCCGGTTGCCGTTAATCCGGACCGGCAGCTTAGGCGCATCGCGACGGAAAAAAACTGGCAAATAGAACCGTAG